In one window of Enoplosus armatus isolate fEnoArm2 chromosome 7, fEnoArm2.hap1, whole genome shotgun sequence DNA:
- the prg4b gene encoding proteoglycan 4b, giving the protein MSSTVLCALILLACALTFSAAQTGCKGQCGAEYNRGSMCQCDYNCLSYGECCKDFESQCTTKNSCKGRCGENFRRGRLCSCDSDCIKYKQCCPDYKMHCDAEGPTLNEATEQDPTYNEGNNPDDHLIPLVSPTSYPQEGLSDDKYSQIFPSDGFSNNGVVDPEASPIPESTSGYGTSTADLLHQISPEPTQDPDPLEFSPETFTVVSPTLTTLSNNEPTQADDSPSTLYPTIGEAPTESTDTADPTSSSEPGTTVPQPTAVVDHVSSQPTPPSVPQTEYSPTANPPELEMVGQEEVQPEAQTVASSDKPEITTRPFTTASVSTGPTQDSTVVLENSEVTTIPAPSTLDPTPIPEATTSNPEPDDTENNAEDVTAGTPPSLADLEDPSISVTPAGSGNLSELDGLTTHIPSSTDAAQDDTTDDVKPGVTTADPLNVTPEPTKPTSKLQDKPDPFKPKPAKPTSSKPETKPLDTQTLTIDDPRNYQADDSNDTNLCSGRPVSAVTTLRNGTMVVFRGHYFWFLDRHRVPGPARGITQVWGVPSPIDTVFTRCNCQGKTYILKGRQYWRFENDVLDPNYPKVIETGFDGLRGHITAALSVPQYQSRRESVYFFKRGGLVQKYSYQFGTSPTCGRKPQYAVYTVRNRVVRQAVNLLTLHSIVLLPVSLLGPTVNIRTSWRGFPSTITAAVSVPSNREPEGYKYFVFSRSKSYNVRMDSEHPVIAAPAANASPQNNDVFKCPKKV; this is encoded by the exons ATGTCTTCCACCGTACTTTGTGCTCTTATTTTGCTGGCTTGTGCTTTGACATTTAGTGCTGCTCAGA CAGGCTGCAAAGGACAATGTGGTGCTGAGTACAACAGGGGCTCCATGTGCCAGTGTGATTATAACTGCCTGTCTTATGGAGAGTGCTGCAAAGACTTTGAATCCCAGTGCACCACAA AAAACTCGTGTAAAGGGCGGTGTGGGGAAAACTTCAGAAGAGGCCGGCTGTGTAGCTGCGACTCTGATTGCATAAAATACAAGCAGTGTTGTCCAGATTACAAGATGCACTGTGATGCAGAAG GGCCGACTCTGAATGAGGCAACAGAGCAGGATCCTACATACAACGAGGGGAACAACCCAG ATGACCATTTAATTCCACTGGTCAGTCCAACGTCATATCCACAAGAAGGTCTCAGTGATG ATAAGTACAGCCAGATCTTTCCCAGTGATGGATTTTCCAACAACGGAGTGGTGGACCCGGAGGCGAGCCCAATCCCAGAGAGCACCAGTGGATATGGAACGTCTACAGCTGACCTGCTGCATCAAATTTCTCCTGAACCCACCCAGGATCCAGACCCTCTGGAGTTCAGTCCAGAGACATTTACAGTTGTCTCTCCGACACTGACGACTCTCTCAAATAATGAGCCAACACAGGCCGACGACAGCCCCTCCACCCTCTACCCCACCATTGGAGAAGCCCCCACTGAGAGCACAG ATACCGCTGATCCTACCAGCTCATCTGAGCCAGGAACAACTGTCCCTCAGCCCACAGCAGTAGTTGACCATGTCTCCAGCCAGCCTACTCCACCCTCAGTACCCCAAACAGAGTATTCTCCTACAGCAAACCCCCCAGAGCTCGAGATGGTGGGGCAGGAGGAAGTACAGCCTGAGGCACAGACTGTAGCCTCCTCTGATAAGCCAGAGATTACAACCCGACCCTTCACCACAGCTTCAGTATCCACAGGACCCACACAGGACTCCACCGTAGTCCTGGAAAACTCCGAGGTCACCACCATCCCTGCCCCATCAACGCTAGACCCAACACCCATCCCAGAGGCAACCACTTCAAACCCCGAACCAGATGATACTGAGAACAACGCAGAGGATGTCACTGCAGGAACTCCCCCTTCTCTGGCAGACCTTGAAGATCCTTCCATCAGTGTTACTCCAGCGGGGTCCGGGAACCTGTCAGAGCTTGATGGCCTGACGACCCACATTCCCTCATCCACAGATGCAGCGCAGGATGACACTACAGATGACGTTAAACCAGGAGTAACCACTGCTGATCCACTAAATGTCACCCCAGAGCCAACCAAACCCACCTCAAAACTCCAGGACAAACCTGACCCATTCAAGCCAAAGCCAGCCAAACCAACCAGCTCCAAACCTGAGACTAAGCCTCTGGACACACAAACTCTCACCATAGACGATCCTAGAAACTACCAAGCAG ATGACAGCAACGATACAAATCTGTGTAGTGGGCGGCCGGTCAGTGCAGTCACTACGCTGAGGAACGGCACAATGGTGGTTTTCAGAG ggCACTACTTCTGGTTTCTGGACAGACACAGGGTGCCTGGTCCGGCCCGTGGCATCACACAAGTGTGGGGTGTCCCTTCCCCCATCGACACTGTGTTCACCCGCTGCAACTGCCAGGGCAAAACATACATTCtcaag GGACGCCAGTACTGGAGGTTTGAAAATGATGTTTTGGACCCCAACTATCCAAAGGTCATTGAAACAGGCTTTGATGGGCTTCGGGGccacatcactgctgctctgtctgtgccTCAGTACCAGAGTAGGAGAGAGTCGGTTTACTTCTTCAAGAGAG GTGGATTGGTCCAGAAATATTCATACCAGTTTGGCACCAGTCCCACATGTGGCAGGAAACCCCAGTACGCCGTTTACACAGTCCGCAACCGAGTGGTTCGACAAGCAG TCAATTTACTAACTTTACACTCAATTGTTTTGCTTCCAGTGTCTCTTCTAGGGCCAACTGTCAACATCCGTACGTCTTGGAGAGGTTTCCCCTCCACCATCACAGCTGCCGTGTCCGTCCCCAGCAACAGAGAACCAGAGGGATACAAATACTTTGTCTTCTCAAGAT CCAAATCCTACAACGTGAGGATGGATTCTGAACATCCCGTCATTGCTGCTCCTGCAGCCAACGCTTCCCCTCAGAACAACGACGTCTTCAAATGCCCAAAGAAAGTCTGA